From the Candidatus Pelagibacter sp. IMCC9063 genome, the window AAAAAAAATAATTTTGGTTTAATCAATGCATCAATATCTAGCTACTCAATAACACCTTACTATCATCAAGTTAAAATTTTATACGATCAATTTGGTATTAATCCAAATATAGTGATTTTGATTTTTGATCAAACTGACATTGGAGATGAACTATATAGATACAATACTTTTTTAAATAAGGATCAAAATATACTATTTGAGTATTTCAATAATAAAATTTATACAGATTTAAGTATTAACAATTTAAATTCTGTTAAAATTTTTTTATTCCTTAAAAATTTTTACTTAAAAGAAAAAAATAGATATAACTATTCTCATTTTCAGAATATCAATAATATTTGTAAAAAATTATTTTTTCGTTTTTTCATCAAAACACCTATCGTATTAACACCACTAACCTATGGTATTAATGGCGAAGAAAAGCTTCTTATTTCAAAAGTTATAGAAAATTACATAAATGCAGTTTTTAATAATAAAGAAGTAGAGAAATTGTTTTTTGTTATTCACCCGTTAAAAAAACATACAACTGGAGAGTACAAGTTTAGTAATAGATTAATACTAAAAGATGTCATAAATAAAAGTAAATATAAAAACAAAATTAGATTAGTTGATTTTTTTAACAAACCAGTAAACTCTTATGAGTTTAAAAAAAATGACATTTTTAGCCATCCAACAAAAAAATATTATAAAAATAAATTTTGGCCTACAATTTTTGAAAAAATACTAAATTAGTATACTTTTTTTTAATGTTATTAATTATTGTATTTTGAAAAAACAAAGATTAGTTAGTTATTAAAGAGTAATTATACTCTTCTATTTTGTAATCATAGCAGTGCTTATTTACCCATCAAAGATCAGTGTTTGACTTTGTTGATGTTTTTCTATTTAAAACGGTTTGTATTTGTTTATACAAATACATAATTACTAATACTAACAAGAAAGTACAAAATGAGTCTAAAAGGAAAAGTAAAATGGTTTAATGAAAAAAAAGGTTTTGGTTTCATTGAACGTGAAGACGGAAAAAAAGATGTTTTCGTTCATATCTCTGCAGTCCAAGCGGCTGGCTTAGATTACTTAGATGAAGGAAGTTCTATTAATTTTGACGTAGAAGACGGCCCTAAAGGACCTTCTGCAGTAAATCTAAAGCAAGAATAATCCCAATCGTAAAATAGTTAGGAGGCCCGTTTTGGGCATACACTACAATTACAAAGCAAAGCGTGGTGAACGTGCTATGCAAAAGGAGCAAAAACGAAAAAGTCGTTTAGCTTCTAAAAAATTGAAGCGGGCCCCCTTAACTACCACTACCACCACTCCATCTTTTACAAGTGCTCCGAGAGAAAAACGTGTAGAGATGCACGATATTAATAAAATAATTACTTTGGACGATCTAACCAATCCTGACAATTAATTTTTTTCAATAAACGAAATTAAAAAATTCACTGGATTTTAAAAAAACAACATGTATTAACAATCGAAAATATGGAATTAAAGTTAAGAAATATCGCTATTATTGCCCACGTTGACCACGGGAAAACAACCTTGCTTGATAATATTATGAAGCAAAGTGGAATGTTTCGAGACAATGAGGCCGTAGCTGAACGGTTAATGGATTCTGGTGATTTAGAAAAAGAAAGAGGAATTACTATTCTTGCAAAACCTACATCAGTGATGTGGAAAGACGTTCGAATGAATATTATTGACACGCCAGGTCACGCAGATTTTGGTGGAGAAGTAGAGCGTGTTCTTGGAATGACAGATGGTGTTATTCTTTTGGTTGATGCAGCAGAAGGTCCAATGCCGCAGACAAAATTTGTTTTAGGAAAAGCATTAAAGCAAGGCCTAAGACCCATTGTCGTTATTAATAAAATTGACAGACCTGATGGCAGACCCAAAGAAGTTATTGATGAAGTTTTTGATTTATTTGTTTCTCTAGACGCAACAGACGAACAGTTAGATTTCCCTATTTTGTATGCATCTGGAAGAGCTGGATGGTGTGCAAAAGAATTAGAAGATCCAAGAGAAAATTTACACCCATTATTAGATTTAATTTTAGAGCATGTGTCAGAACCAAAAGTCGACAAGGAAAGACCTTTTGCGATGTTGGTTACATTGCTTAGTGCAGATTCTTATTTAGGCAGATGTTTAGTAGGACGGGTTATTCATGGAACTGCAAAAATGAACGATAATGTAAAAGCTATTAATTTAAAAGGCGAAGAAGTGGATACTGGAAGATTAACCAAACTTTTTACTTTTGCTGGTACAGAAAGAATTCCTGCGGAAACGGTTTCTGCTGGTGATATTGTTTGTATTGCTGGATTAGCAGATGCTTCGGTTGCAGACACTATTTGTGATGTAGCAGTTGAAGAACCATTGCAATCTACTCCAATAGACCCTCCAACTATGTCAGTAACCATTACGGTTAACGATTCTCCTTTTGCAGGTAAAAATGGTAAAAAAGTTACCTCTACAGTTATTCGTGAGCGGTTAATGAAAGAGGCAGAGAGCAATGTTGCAATTACTTTCAGAGAAAATGATGGAAAAGACGCTTTCGAGATTGGTGGTAGAGGAGAACTTCAAATTGGAGTTTTGATTGAAACCATGAGAAGAGAAGATTTTGAATTGACAGTATCAAGACCAAAAGTTTTATACAAAACAGAAGATGGTCAAAAATTAGAACCAATGGAGGAAGTCACTATTGATGTGGATGAAGAATATGCAAGTAGCGTAATCGATAATATGAATCAGCGTAAAGCTGAGATGACAGACATGAAAGACACTGGAGCTGCCAAAAAACGTATTATTTTTAAAGCACCATCTAGAGGGCTAATTGGATATCAAAGTAGATTTTTAACAGATACCAAAGGTACAGGAGTTCTAAACAGAATTTTTCATTCTTATGGACCATTTAAAGGTGAAATTATTGGAAGAAGAAGTGGAGCTTTAATATCAATTGATACAGGAAAGGCAGTTGCTTTTGCTATTTGGAAACTTCAGGAGAGAGGTAAAATGTTTGTTTCTCATAACACAGAAGTATACCAAGGAATGATTGTTGGAGAACATTCTAGAGAAAATGATCTAGTTATTAATGTCATGAAAGGAAAGCAGCTTACAAACATGCGTACATCAGGCCATGACGAAGCAGTATCTCTGATACCACCGGTTATTATGAATTTAGAGGAGTTAATGGCTTACATCAATGAAGATGAGTTATTAGAGGTCACTCCTCAACACTTGAGACTAAGAAAAAAATTCTTACTAGAGCACGAAAGAAAACGTGCTTCTAAAAGCTAATCCACAGGCTCTGTTAACAACTCGCGCAAAATAAGACGAGTGTTCTCCTTTTGATTCTATTTAGGACTCTAAATGAAACTTCTAGATGTTTGGTTTATACACTTTGTGAATAATTAATAAATCAAGCAGCTCTGGATAACTTTAGCTCACTCCAAATTTGATCCAGACAATCCACTAAATACTGCATCTTTTGATTGTCGTGGTAGGGGGTTGGTGTGAATCTTAGTCTCTCAGTTCCTTTGGGAACAGTTGGATAGTTAATAGGTTGTACGTAAATTGAAAATTCATTTAACAAAATATCAGAAATCTCTTTGCATCTTGCAGAATCTCGGACTAACAAAGGAACTATATGGCTATCATTTTTAATAATTGGCAGATCTCTTTCCAGCATTAATTCTTTGAGTTTACAGGCTCGCTCATGGAGCTCTAACCTTAAAGAATGGTTATTTTTTACT encodes:
- a CDS encoding cold-shock protein produces the protein MSLKGKVKWFNEKKGFGFIEREDGKKDVFVHISAVQAAGLDYLDEGSSINFDVEDGPKGPSAVNLKQE
- the typA gene encoding translational GTPase TypA, which gives rise to MELKLRNIAIIAHVDHGKTTLLDNIMKQSGMFRDNEAVAERLMDSGDLEKERGITILAKPTSVMWKDVRMNIIDTPGHADFGGEVERVLGMTDGVILLVDAAEGPMPQTKFVLGKALKQGLRPIVVINKIDRPDGRPKEVIDEVFDLFVSLDATDEQLDFPILYASGRAGWCAKELEDPRENLHPLLDLILEHVSEPKVDKERPFAMLVTLLSADSYLGRCLVGRVIHGTAKMNDNVKAINLKGEEVDTGRLTKLFTFAGTERIPAETVSAGDIVCIAGLADASVADTICDVAVEEPLQSTPIDPPTMSVTITVNDSPFAGKNGKKVTSTVIRERLMKEAESNVAITFRENDGKDAFEIGGRGELQIGVLIETMRREDFELTVSRPKVLYKTEDGQKLEPMEEVTIDVDEEYASSVIDNMNQRKAEMTDMKDTGAAKKRIIFKAPSRGLIGYQSRFLTDTKGTGVLNRIFHSYGPFKGEIIGRRSGALISIDTGKAVAFAIWKLQERGKMFVSHNTEVYQGMIVGEHSRENDLVINVMKGKQLTNMRTSGHDEAVSLIPPVIMNLEELMAYINEDELLEVTPQHLRLRKKFLLEHERKRASKS